In the Sphingomonas sp. LM7 genome, one interval contains:
- a CDS encoding glycoside hydrolase family 36 protein, with protein sequence MMQQPVGGRGHSRRTMLRWMAGAASLAPALAWSRPLLAASTPRSTLEDKQIRIEFDDGCNSRVTLLGGTAPRPLSAFSPSETLHLADGTTIARFICTDTATTAIAGPHGRGRELRLTGIAAEGVEKIVSVRLHDRHPGFALVKVRYRNTGTQPLKIGGWSSSAHIVAADADGAWTFAGSSHSDRRDWIQPVKPGFDQRNFMGMNATDYGGGTPCADVWTRTGGLAVGHVETVPLQLALPVTAVPGGTRVAIEGSDARVLAPGDMLETPETFLAAHRGDCFQPLSAYGRVMAERGLAPAPANDECFETNWCAWGYERGFTPDQVVGTLPKVRELGFRWAVIDDGWQTSEGDWYLDPAKFPGGDADMKAMVQRIRAAGLKPKLWIAPLAVDPGTDLLRYDTDMLLLDADGQAQDVTWWNSFYLCPAYPKTVEKSVALVRKIFGEWGFAGLKIDGHHLNGVAPCHNKAHNHARPEESIEKLQEYWKALFDAATAIDPDAVIELCPCGTSYSYHNMIGQNQSVASDPLSSWQIRLKGKAIRALAGGTRTAYSGDHVELSDGGVDFASTVAIGAIPFSKFTWPVDPKPKDSFLLTPERETVWRKWLDLYQAHMLPKGTYRGELYDIGFDRPEAHVVAKDGALYYGFFAAEHAGEVELRGLGKGRYRVRDLFAGRDLGVVSAAAPRLAAGFTQFLFLEARPLKGRSA encoded by the coding sequence ATGATGCAGCAGCCGGTTGGGGGCAGGGGACACAGCCGGCGCACGATGCTGCGATGGATGGCGGGCGCGGCGAGCCTTGCCCCGGCGCTGGCCTGGAGCCGGCCGTTGCTGGCGGCTTCGACGCCGCGGTCAACGCTGGAAGACAAGCAGATCCGCATCGAATTCGACGATGGCTGCAACAGCCGGGTCACCCTGCTGGGCGGCACCGCGCCCAGGCCACTCAGTGCCTTTTCGCCGAGCGAGACGCTGCATCTGGCCGACGGCACCACGATCGCGCGGTTTATCTGCACCGACACGGCCACGACCGCGATCGCCGGCCCGCATGGCCGCGGCCGCGAACTGCGCCTGACTGGCATCGCGGCGGAGGGCGTCGAGAAAATCGTCAGCGTCCGGCTGCACGATCGCCACCCGGGCTTTGCGCTCGTCAAGGTGCGCTACCGCAACACCGGCACCCAGCCGCTCAAGATCGGCGGCTGGTCGAGCAGCGCGCATATCGTCGCGGCGGATGCGGACGGCGCATGGACCTTTGCCGGCTCGTCGCATTCGGACCGGCGCGACTGGATCCAGCCGGTCAAGCCAGGCTTCGACCAGCGCAACTTCATGGGGATGAACGCCACCGATTATGGCGGCGGCACGCCCTGCGCCGACGTGTGGACCCGCACGGGGGGACTGGCGGTGGGGCATGTCGAGACCGTGCCGCTGCAGCTCGCGCTTCCGGTCACCGCGGTTCCGGGCGGGACACGCGTCGCCATCGAAGGCAGCGATGCCCGGGTGCTCGCGCCCGGCGACATGCTCGAGACGCCCGAGACCTTCCTTGCCGCGCATCGCGGCGACTGTTTCCAGCCGCTCAGCGCCTATGGCCGGGTGATGGCCGAGCGCGGGCTCGCGCCGGCGCCGGCCAACGACGAATGCTTCGAGACCAACTGGTGTGCCTGGGGCTATGAGCGCGGCTTCACGCCCGACCAGGTGGTCGGCACCCTGCCCAAGGTCCGCGAGCTCGGCTTCCGCTGGGCAGTGATCGATGATGGCTGGCAGACCTCCGAAGGCGACTGGTATCTCGATCCCGCCAAATTCCCCGGCGGCGACGCCGACATGAAGGCGATGGTTCAGCGCATCCGCGCCGCGGGGCTCAAGCCCAAGCTGTGGATCGCGCCGCTCGCAGTCGATCCGGGCACCGACCTGCTGCGCTACGATACCGACATGCTGCTGCTCGACGCCGACGGCCAGGCGCAGGACGTCACCTGGTGGAATTCCTTCTATCTCTGCCCCGCCTATCCCAAGACCGTCGAGAAATCGGTCGCGCTGGTGCGCAAGATCTTCGGCGAATGGGGCTTTGCCGGGCTCAAGATCGACGGCCATCACCTCAATGGCGTCGCGCCCTGCCACAACAAGGCGCACAACCATGCGCGGCCCGAGGAATCGATCGAGAAGCTGCAGGAGTATTGGAAGGCGCTGTTCGACGCGGCGACGGCGATCGATCCCGACGCGGTGATCGAGCTCTGCCCGTGCGGCACGTCCTATTCCTATCACAACATGATCGGGCAGAACCAGTCGGTCGCCTCCGATCCGCTGTCGTCGTGGCAGATCCGGCTCAAGGGCAAGGCGATCCGCGCGCTGGCCGGCGGCACCCGAACCGCTTATTCGGGCGACCATGTCGAGCTGAGCGACGGCGGCGTCGACTTCGCCTCGACGGTGGCGATCGGCGCGATCCCGTTCAGCAAGTTTACCTGGCCGGTCGATCCCAAGCCCAAGGACAGCTTCCTGCTGACGCCCGAGCGCGAGACCGTCTGGCGCAAATGGCTCGATCTCTATCAGGCGCACATGCTGCCCAAGGGCACGTACCGCGGCGAGCTGTACGATATCGGCTTCGACCGGCCCGAGGCGCATGTCGTCGCCAAGGACGGCGCGCTCTATTACGGCTTCTTCGCGGCCGAACATGCCGGCGAAGTCGAGCTGCGCGGGCTGGGCAAGGGGCGCTACCGCGTCCGCGACCTGTTCGCCGGGCGCGACCTGGGCGTGGTCAGCGCCGCCGCGCCGCGGCTGGCCGCGGGCTTCACGCAATTCCTGTTTCTCGAAGCCCGCCCGCTCAAGGGAAGAAGCGCATGA
- a CDS encoding N-acetylglucosamine kinase, whose product MPSHDGALFLGVDGGGTKTCFVLMDRRGAEVARHVAPSGYYLQIGLDALAARLDDGVAAVLAAAGANRDDVAHAFFGLPSHGEDSRITPALDALPGAILGHDRYQCGNDMICGWAGSLGGADGISITAGTGSIGYGERRGVAARAGGWGELFSDEGSAHWVARRMLNLFTRMSDGRMPRGPLHGLLRAHFGLGDDLDLCGHVLSDERATRDRIAALSTLASEAAAQGDAAVLALFAQAADELVAIAEAIRLRLGFGAGETVAISYSGGVFSSGAFFLAMFRDGLARACPDYRLQTPLHDPGLGAAIYARRLADARNNQEAARTVVQEIR is encoded by the coding sequence ATGCCATCGCATGATGGCGCCCTGTTCCTCGGCGTAGACGGCGGCGGGACCAAGACCTGCTTCGTGCTGATGGACCGGCGCGGCGCGGAGGTCGCCCGGCATGTCGCCCCGTCGGGCTATTATCTCCAGATCGGGCTCGATGCGCTGGCGGCGCGGCTGGACGACGGCGTCGCTGCAGTGCTGGCGGCGGCGGGGGCGAACCGCGACGACGTCGCGCACGCCTTTTTCGGGCTGCCGTCGCATGGCGAGGATTCGCGGATCACTCCAGCGCTCGACGCGCTGCCGGGAGCGATCCTGGGGCATGACCGCTACCAGTGCGGCAACGACATGATCTGCGGCTGGGCCGGATCGCTGGGCGGCGCGGACGGGATCAGCATCACCGCGGGCACCGGCTCGATCGGTTATGGCGAGCGCCGCGGCGTCGCGGCGCGCGCAGGGGGCTGGGGCGAGCTGTTCAGCGACGAGGGGTCGGCGCATTGGGTCGCGCGGCGGATGCTCAACCTGTTCACGCGGATGAGCGACGGGCGGATGCCGCGCGGGCCGCTGCATGGGTTGCTGCGCGCGCATTTCGGGCTCGGCGACGATCTCGATCTGTGCGGGCATGTTTTGTCGGACGAGCGGGCGACGCGCGATCGCATCGCGGCGCTGTCTACGCTTGCCAGCGAAGCGGCGGCGCAGGGCGATGCAGCCGTGCTGGCGCTGTTCGCGCAGGCCGCGGACGAGCTGGTCGCGATCGCCGAGGCGATCCGGCTGCGGCTCGGCTTCGGTGCCGGAGAGACGGTGGCGATTTCCTATTCGGGCGGGGTATTCTCGTCGGGCGCATTCTTCCTCGCGATGTTCCGCGATGGCCTGGCGCGGGCCTGTCCCGACTATCGGCTGCAGACGCCGCTGCACGATCCCGGCCTCGGCGCGGCGATCTATGCCCGGCGGCTTGCCGATGCGCGGAACAATCAGGAAGCGGCGCGGACCGTGGTTCAGGAGATTCGATGA
- a CDS encoding SIS domain-containing protein: MTTYLGLTLEEAAARGAKWTSAEIVQQPETLRQTAAGLAGDTEARNGFLAPLLANPDLRIILSGAGTSAFIGESLAPLLSLITDRCIEAVATTDIVAGPRICLRADQPTLMVSFGRSGNSPESVAAIDLADQLIDDVHHLVITCNADGMLARYAGRSERAFAIVLPDATHDRSFAMTSSFTAMLYAALAALGGAAHAPVALIADAVARTVGKYAPLAADLGKAKFERAVYLGCGGFTGIAREGALKLLEMTDGATAAIHDTPLGFRHGPKTFLNGRTLVVLFVPNDPHARAYALDLLDELSREGTAQRVLAVTTRPIEGRPAADQVVIDGLELASDLALLFPYIVVAQMIGLWQALALGKTPDNPNPAGIVNRVVQGVRIHAIA; the protein is encoded by the coding sequence ATGACGACGTATCTGGGCCTCACACTCGAAGAGGCAGCGGCGCGCGGCGCCAAATGGACTTCGGCGGAGATCGTCCAGCAGCCCGAGACGCTGCGCCAGACGGCAGCGGGCCTTGCCGGGGATACGGAGGCGCGGAACGGCTTTCTCGCGCCGCTGCTGGCCAATCCGGACCTTCGGATCATCCTGTCGGGTGCGGGCACGTCGGCGTTCATCGGCGAGAGCCTGGCGCCGTTGCTGTCGCTGATCACCGATCGCTGCATCGAAGCCGTGGCGACGACCGACATCGTCGCCGGCCCGCGCATCTGCCTGCGCGCCGACCAGCCGACGCTGATGGTGTCGTTCGGCAGATCGGGCAACAGCCCGGAAAGCGTGGCGGCGATCGACCTGGCCGACCAGCTGATCGACGACGTCCATCACCTGGTCATCACCTGCAATGCCGATGGGATGCTGGCGCGCTATGCCGGACGCTCGGAGCGGGCCTTCGCGATCGTGCTTCCCGATGCGACGCATGACCGCAGCTTCGCGATGACCTCCAGCTTCACCGCGATGCTCTATGCGGCGCTGGCGGCGCTGGGCGGCGCCGCGCACGCACCGGTGGCATTGATCGCGGACGCCGTTGCGCGGACGGTCGGCAAATATGCGCCGCTCGCGGCCGATCTCGGCAAGGCGAAGTTCGAGCGCGCAGTGTATCTCGGCTGTGGCGGCTTTACCGGCATCGCCCGCGAAGGCGCACTCAAGCTGCTGGAGATGACCGACGGCGCCACGGCGGCGATCCACGATACGCCGCTTGGCTTCCGGCACGGGCCCAAGACCTTTCTCAACGGCCGGACGCTCGTCGTGCTGTTCGTGCCCAATGATCCGCATGCCCGCGCCTATGCGCTCGACTTGCTCGACGAGCTTTCGCGTGAAGGCACCGCGCAGCGCGTATTGGCAGTCACCACCCGGCCGATCGAGGGGCGTCCGGCGGCCGACCAGGTCGTCATCGACGGCCTCGAGCTGGCGAGCGACCTCGCGCTGCTCTTCCCCTATATCGTCGTGGCGCAGATGATCGGGCTCTGGCAGGCGCTGGCGCTGGGCAAGACCCCGGACAATCCCAATCCTGCCGGCATCGTCAATCGCGTGGTCCAGGGCGTTCGCATTCATGCCATCGCATGA
- a CDS encoding DMT family transporter codes for MTTAPASTRKWLGFALATTVLWGIWGAATGVSIERGFPETLIYVVWSLTMLLPMLVVLARSGWKLDTRGMAPILGLAIGLLGAGGQLLLFHAVKTGPAWLIFPIISLSPVVTVALSLTVLRERTSLIGWAGIVLALVALPLFDFSPQGLAGGGTWFLLALLVMLAWGLQAFVMKFANDRMSGESIFVYMTLTGLLLAPVAWMMTDWSQPVNWGWDGPWLAGAIQLLNAVGALTLVFAFRYGKAIVVAPLTNAGAPLATALISLVAAGVVPGPLKTVALVMALVAAMLLAFATEKEA; via the coding sequence ATGACCACCGCGCCGGCGTCGACTCGCAAATGGCTGGGCTTCGCGCTGGCCACCACCGTCTTGTGGGGCATCTGGGGCGCGGCGACGGGGGTTTCGATCGAGCGTGGTTTCCCAGAGACGCTGATCTACGTCGTCTGGTCGCTGACGATGCTGCTGCCGATGCTCGTCGTGCTGGCGCGCAGCGGGTGGAAGCTCGATACCCGCGGCATGGCGCCGATCCTGGGCCTGGCGATCGGCCTGCTCGGCGCCGGCGGGCAGCTGCTGCTGTTCCACGCCGTCAAGACCGGGCCGGCCTGGCTTATCTTCCCGATCATCTCGCTGTCGCCGGTGGTGACCGTCGCGCTGTCGCTGACGGTCCTGCGCGAACGCACCAGCCTGATCGGCTGGGCGGGCATCGTGCTGGCGCTGGTCGCGCTGCCTTTGTTCGATTTCTCGCCGCAGGGGCTGGCGGGCGGCGGGACCTGGTTCCTGCTCGCCTTGCTGGTGATGCTCGCCTGGGGACTGCAGGCGTTCGTGATGAAGTTCGCCAATGATCGCATGTCGGGCGAAAGCATCTTCGTCTACATGACGCTCACCGGGCTGTTGCTCGCGCCGGTGGCGTGGATGATGACCGACTGGTCGCAGCCGGTGAACTGGGGGTGGGACGGCCCCTGGCTGGCCGGTGCGATCCAGCTTCTCAACGCCGTCGGCGCCCTGACGCTGGTCTTCGCCTTTCGATACGGCAAGGCGATCGTCGTCGCGCCGCTCACCAATGCCGGCGCGCCGCTTGCGACCGCGCTGATTTCGCTGGTTGCGGCCGGGGTGGTTCCCGGCCCGCTCAAGACCGTCGCGCTGGTGATGGCGCTGGTCGCCGCGATGCTGCTGGCCTTCGCTACCGAAAAGGAAGCGTGA
- a CDS encoding TonB-dependent receptor, with protein MGIVRYRSALITGTALWLMCSAAPALAQDATDTDTETAAQETEAGDIVVTGQRQALATAARLKRDSDTVVDSITATDIGAFPDKSVAEALQRVPGVTVIRSAAKDDVMHYSAEPSGVVIRGLQQVRSEFNGRDSFSATSGYGLSWSDISPELMAGVDTYKNQTAEMIEGGIAGTVDLRTRKPFDQPGRVMTLSATQNYGDISQRATPDISGLFSDRWSTGIGEFGLLANAAYSQVVTRSQGITTPRIMPFAPGTYEDRMVYIPSGIGFSETDYDRKRFGIAVAGQWKSNDGSLVATAQYNRSSYKTTWVEHQLLSYWTWVDPANTNHSTVWTDPTLIQPPRAAGPTAPNGTPFTFREDGLFQTGTITNSRGGWGFGGIADWATGEYVPGSTDYLGVLPNGLPLYQPCLNTDVTTGGRPCRAGSALDIATRYSNEDRVITDAAFNLVWQATDRLMFNFDYQRVKATNYNYDITFNMRTWADIGLDLRGATPQVSLLSPSGYNTTGADWLTNPNNYTPASAMDHITDSTGQMDAFRLDGGYSFESPWLSEIRFGGRYANRQQEHQWSVYNWQSITSDWQTNPAGSVFANSGRNTIGRDGDGNPILFEGYGSPYWEVRPYGQQIFGGGVITNPNLLFIRSDILANPNETYNRFSIGGQTNEGGVASSQWNPICHRPEEIAGSCFTPGELLNVQEKTKSGYVMAKFGGNDTTLGGISVTGNIGVRYVNLSTRSEGSLIYADAFTPAETLCVPLTPEQIGQLGPGQYAISPGCLAAGSTQDQAFSTGGSLASTVENNNEYWLPSLNLRLGLGDDLFVRFAASRAISKPDIGLLKNFTQIRRGGLPQSEIRVGNPNIVLDAGGNPIAYRYAYTAQTGNPRLRPIQADQFDISIEKYDGDIGSFSVAGFYKRFRDYIQNGTFSVPVTNGGVTRDVIVTGPTSGDGASIYGFEAAFQRYFDFLPGLLSGFGVQANYTYIKNDGVKNAQLVVDTTGGSAVARSALSGMIQVDRLENLSDHSFNAMLLYEKGPIGARLAYNWRSEYVNSINDCCLGFPVWNQAEGFLDASLRIAVTPSLEFNFQGSNLLRTRIKMKSQVSGPTDVDPDREVKFLPGGQFEYDRRFQFGVRAKF; from the coding sequence ATGGGTATTGTTCGCTACCGTAGTGCGTTGATCACCGGCACGGCGCTTTGGCTGATGTGCAGCGCGGCGCCCGCGCTCGCGCAGGACGCCACCGATACCGACACCGAAACTGCAGCCCAGGAAACCGAGGCCGGCGATATCGTCGTCACCGGCCAGCGCCAGGCACTCGCCACCGCCGCCCGGCTCAAGCGCGATTCGGATACGGTGGTCGATTCGATCACCGCGACCGATATCGGCGCCTTCCCCGACAAGTCCGTCGCCGAAGCGCTCCAGCGCGTCCCCGGCGTCACCGTCATCCGATCGGCCGCCAAGGACGACGTGATGCACTATTCCGCGGAACCCTCGGGCGTCGTCATCCGCGGTCTCCAGCAGGTCCGCTCCGAGTTCAACGGCCGCGACAGCTTTTCGGCGACGTCGGGCTATGGCCTCAGCTGGAGCGACATCTCGCCCGAGCTGATGGCGGGCGTCGATACGTACAAGAACCAGACCGCCGAGATGATCGAGGGCGGCATCGCCGGCACGGTCGATCTGCGGACGCGCAAGCCGTTCGACCAGCCGGGCCGCGTGATGACGCTCAGCGCGACGCAGAACTATGGCGACATCAGCCAGCGCGCGACGCCCGACATCTCCGGCCTGTTTTCCGACCGATGGTCCACCGGCATCGGCGAGTTCGGCCTGCTGGCCAACGCGGCCTATTCGCAGGTGGTGACTCGGTCGCAGGGCATCACCACTCCGCGCATCATGCCCTTCGCGCCCGGCACCTATGAAGACCGGATGGTCTACATCCCCTCGGGAATCGGCTTCTCCGAGACCGATTATGACCGCAAGCGCTTCGGCATCGCAGTCGCCGGCCAGTGGAAGAGCAACGACGGCAGTCTGGTCGCTACCGCCCAGTATAACCGCTCGAGCTACAAGACGACCTGGGTCGAGCATCAGCTGCTCAGCTATTGGACGTGGGTCGATCCGGCCAACACCAATCACTCGACCGTGTGGACCGACCCCACCCTGATCCAGCCGCCGCGCGCGGCGGGGCCGACGGCGCCGAACGGGACGCCCTTCACCTTCCGCGAGGACGGGCTGTTCCAGACCGGCACCATCACCAATTCGCGCGGTGGCTGGGGCTTTGGCGGCATCGCCGACTGGGCAACCGGGGAATATGTCCCGGGATCGACCGATTACCTCGGCGTGCTGCCCAACGGACTGCCCTTGTATCAGCCGTGCCTGAACACCGACGTCACCACCGGCGGCCGGCCTTGCCGTGCCGGCTCGGCACTGGACATTGCCACTCGCTACTCGAACGAGGACCGCGTCATCACCGACGCCGCGTTCAACCTGGTCTGGCAGGCCACCGACCGGCTGATGTTCAACTTCGACTATCAGCGGGTGAAGGCGACCAACTATAATTACGACATCACCTTCAACATGCGGACTTGGGCGGACATCGGCCTGGATCTGCGCGGCGCGACTCCGCAGGTCTCGTTGCTGTCGCCGTCGGGCTACAACACCACCGGCGCGGACTGGCTGACCAATCCGAACAACTACACGCCTGCGTCGGCGATGGACCATATCACCGACAGCACCGGCCAGATGGACGCATTCCGTCTGGATGGCGGCTACAGCTTCGAATCGCCATGGCTTTCCGAGATCCGCTTCGGCGGCCGCTATGCCAACCGGCAGCAGGAGCATCAGTGGTCGGTCTACAACTGGCAGAGCATCACTTCCGACTGGCAGACCAACCCGGCGGGCTCGGTGTTCGCGAACAGCGGCCGCAACACCATCGGACGGGATGGCGACGGCAATCCGATCCTCTTCGAGGGCTATGGTTCGCCCTATTGGGAAGTTCGTCCCTACGGCCAGCAGATCTTCGGCGGCGGCGTGATCACCAACCCGAACCTGTTGTTCATCCGCTCGGACATTCTCGCCAATCCGAACGAAACCTATAACCGCTTCAGCATCGGCGGGCAGACCAACGAGGGCGGCGTCGCCTCTTCGCAGTGGAACCCGATCTGCCACCGTCCCGAAGAGATCGCGGGCAGCTGCTTCACGCCGGGTGAACTCCTGAACGTGCAGGAAAAGACCAAGTCGGGATATGTCATGGCCAAGTTCGGCGGCAATGACACGACGCTGGGCGGCATCAGCGTCACCGGCAATATCGGCGTCCGCTACGTCAATCTGAGCACGCGCAGCGAGGGTTCGCTGATCTACGCCGATGCGTTCACGCCCGCGGAGACGCTCTGCGTACCGCTGACCCCGGAACAGATCGGTCAGCTCGGGCCGGGGCAGTATGCGATTTCGCCGGGTTGCCTTGCGGCGGGCTCCACTCAGGACCAGGCATTCTCGACCGGCGGCAGTCTCGCCTCGACGGTGGAGAACAACAACGAGTACTGGCTGCCCAGCCTCAACCTGCGCCTCGGCCTTGGCGACGATCTGTTCGTGCGCTTCGCGGCATCGCGGGCGATCTCCAAGCCCGATATAGGCCTGCTGAAGAACTTCACCCAGATCCGCCGTGGCGGCCTGCCGCAGTCGGAGATCCGCGTCGGCAATCCGAACATCGTCCTCGATGCGGGCGGCAATCCGATCGCCTATCGCTATGCCTATACTGCGCAGACCGGCAATCCGCGCCTGCGCCCGATCCAGGCGGATCAGTTCGACATCTCGATCGAGAAATATGACGGTGACATCGGTTCGTTCAGTGTCGCCGGTTTCTACAAACGATTCCGCGACTATATCCAGAACGGCACCTTCTCGGTCCCGGTGACCAACGGTGGCGTAACCCGGGACGTCATCGTCACCGGGCCGACGAGCGGCGATGGCGCATCGATCTATGGTTTCGAAGCCGCCTTCCAGCGCTACTTCGATTTCCTGCCCGGTCTGCTCAGCGGCTTCGGCGTCCAGGCGAACTACACCTATATCAAGAACGACGGCGTCAAGAACGCACAGCTGGTGGTCGACACCACGGGCGGCAGCGCGGTTGCCCGCTCGGCGCTGTCCGGCATGATCCAGGTCGATCGACTGGAAAATCTGTCGGATCACTCGTTCAATGCCATGCTGCTGTACGAGAAGGGCCCGATCGGCGCCCGCCTCGCCTATAACTGGCGTTCCGAATATGTGAATTCGATCAACGATTGCTGCCTGGGGTTCCCGGTGTGGAACCAGGCGGAAGGGTTCCTCGACGCGTCGCTGCGCATCGCGGTGACGCCGAGCCTGGAGTTCAACTTCCAGGGCTCCAACCTGCTCCGGACCCGGATCAAGATGAAGTCGCAGGTCAGTGGGCCCACCGACGTCGATCCCGATCGCGAAGTGAAGTTCCTGCCCGGCGGCCAGTTCGAGTATGACCGCCGCTTCCAGTTCGGTGTCCGCGCCAAGTTCTGA
- a CDS encoding tryptophan halogenase family protein, translated as MRRIVILGGGTAGWMAAACLARTLGTGERSITVVESEEIGTVGVGEATIPLIETFHQILGISAIDVLRNCEATFKLGIEFVDWRRRGDRYLHPFGPVGTDLNGVGFLQHWLRHRAQGGDSDYLDYNLESRAAMAGRFGMTQLRQPGEHQLHFAYHFDAALYAAMLRRYSERLGVVRVEGMVQDVRRDGESGDVTALALRDGSEVAGDFFLDCSGFRGLLIEQTLGAGYDDWSEWLPCNRAVAVQSGRLAQLSPFTRSTALDAGWQWRIPLQHRTGNGYVFCDAFVSEDEATATLLSRLDTPATIEPRMLRFVTGRRRKTWDHNVVALGLAGGFLEPLESTSIYMVQSALAKLIALFPRGDRVNRVAADRFNAMMATEWARVRDFIIAHYKITERDDTPFWKHCRNMTIPDTLAERLALFEEEGLFIEQPHDLFKEGSWASVLIGQGMTPRRFHPVANAAPPEALETQLARMRSAVAARLATLPEHGEYIDQCMGKAAA; from the coding sequence ATGCGGCGCATCGTGATCTTGGGCGGCGGCACGGCGGGATGGATGGCGGCCGCCTGCCTCGCCCGCACGCTGGGCACCGGCGAGCGTTCGATCACCGTGGTCGAATCGGAAGAGATCGGCACGGTCGGCGTCGGCGAGGCGACGATCCCGCTGATCGAGACCTTCCACCAGATCCTCGGCATCAGCGCGATCGACGTGCTGCGCAATTGCGAGGCGACTTTCAAGCTGGGCATCGAGTTCGTCGACTGGCGCAGGCGCGGCGATCGCTATCTGCATCCCTTCGGCCCGGTGGGCACCGACCTGAACGGCGTCGGCTTCCTGCAGCACTGGCTGCGCCACCGCGCGCAGGGCGGCGACAGCGACTATCTCGACTATAATCTCGAAAGCCGGGCGGCGATGGCCGGACGGTTCGGGATGACCCAGCTCCGCCAGCCCGGCGAGCATCAGCTTCACTTCGCCTATCATTTCGATGCCGCGCTCTATGCGGCGATGCTGCGGCGCTATTCCGAGCGGCTGGGCGTCGTGCGGGTCGAGGGCATGGTGCAGGACGTGCGGCGCGACGGCGAGAGCGGCGACGTCACCGCACTCGCGCTGCGCGACGGGAGCGAGGTCGCCGGCGACTTCTTCCTCGATTGCTCGGGCTTTCGCGGGCTGCTGATCGAACAGACGCTGGGCGCGGGCTATGACGACTGGAGCGAATGGCTGCCGTGCAACCGCGCGGTGGCGGTGCAGAGCGGCCGGCTGGCGCAGCTCTCGCCCTTCACGCGCTCGACGGCGCTCGACGCCGGCTGGCAATGGCGCATCCCGCTCCAGCACCGCACCGGCAACGGCTATGTGTTTTGCGATGCCTTTGTGTCGGAGGACGAGGCGACCGCGACGCTGCTGTCGCGGCTCGATACGCCCGCGACGATCGAACCGCGGATGCTGCGCTTCGTCACCGGGCGGCGGCGCAAGACCTGGGACCATAATGTCGTGGCGCTCGGGCTTGCCGGCGGGTTCCTCGAGCCGCTGGAAAGCACGTCGATCTACATGGTCCAGTCGGCGCTCGCCAAGCTGATCGCGCTGTTCCCCCGCGGCGATCGCGTGAACCGGGTCGCGGCGGATCGATTCAATGCGATGATGGCGACGGAATGGGCGCGCGTGCGCGATTTTATCATCGCACACTATAAAATCACCGAGCGCGACGACACCCCGTTCTGGAAGCACTGCCGGAACATGACGATCCCCGACACCCTCGCCGAACGGCTCGCCTTGTTCGAAGAAGAAGGCTTGTTCATCGAGCAGCCGCACGACCTGTTCAAGGAAGGCAGCTGGGCGTCGGTGCTGATCGGGCAGGGGATGACGCCCAGGCGCTTCCATCCGGTGGCCAATGCCGCGCCCCCCGAAGCGCTGGAAACCCAGCTCGCGCGGATGCGCAGTGCAGTGGCCGCGCGGCTGGCGACGCTGCCCGAGCACGGCGAATATATCGATCAATGCATGGGCAAGGCCGCGGCATGA